From Halomarina salina, the proteins below share one genomic window:
- a CDS encoding Gfo/Idh/MocA family protein, producing MSEYTVAVIGTGPDPANPTVQGFAMGYRHAEAYRNDDRCRLVACADVVPENGRAFAEEFDVAADHVYEDYQRLVAEVSPDIVSVCVPPAIHEDIVVGCATSGAVGAIHCEKPMAHTWASAQRMVQTCWRRGVQLTFNRQRRFGKPFTEAKRLLDEGAVGPLRRVEVGWGDFYDTGAHTVDLAGMFNDEHPAEWVIAQLDYREEDLRFGAHQENQMWAQWRYENGVHGVLSTGEGSSLVDAALALHGADGTIRIDVRDGPMLDVRRDGTRETVDVDGETMHGTPADEGRFGSQLQDRSVGSVVHALDTGEESPLSGRIGLNTAEILFGGYESVRRRARVDLPLDVDDNPFEAMVADGDLTPEPADD from the coding sequence ATGAGTGAGTACACCGTCGCAGTCATCGGAACTGGTCCCGACCCGGCGAACCCCACCGTCCAGGGGTTCGCGATGGGGTACCGACACGCCGAGGCGTACCGGAACGACGACCGCTGTCGGCTGGTCGCCTGCGCGGACGTCGTCCCGGAGAACGGCCGGGCGTTCGCAGAGGAGTTCGACGTCGCCGCCGACCACGTCTACGAGGACTACCAGCGGCTGGTCGCCGAGGTGTCGCCCGACATCGTCTCGGTGTGCGTGCCACCCGCCATTCACGAGGACATCGTGGTCGGCTGTGCGACCAGCGGTGCGGTCGGTGCGATTCACTGCGAGAAGCCGATGGCCCACACCTGGGCGAGCGCCCAGCGGATGGTCCAGACGTGCTGGCGGCGGGGCGTACAGCTGACGTTCAACCGACAGCGCCGGTTCGGCAAGCCGTTCACCGAGGCGAAACGGCTCCTCGACGAGGGGGCGGTCGGCCCGCTCCGGCGCGTCGAGGTCGGCTGGGGCGACTTCTACGACACCGGCGCACACACGGTCGACCTCGCGGGGATGTTCAACGATGAACACCCCGCCGAGTGGGTCATCGCGCAACTCGACTACCGCGAGGAGGACCTGCGGTTCGGTGCGCATCAGGAAAACCAGATGTGGGCGCAGTGGCGCTACGAGAACGGCGTCCACGGCGTCCTCTCGACCGGCGAGGGGTCGTCGCTCGTCGACGCCGCACTCGCCCTCCACGGTGCCGACGGGACCATCCGTATCGACGTTCGGGACGGCCCGATGCTCGACGTGCGGCGGGACGGCACCCGCGAGACCGTCGACGTCGACGGCGAGACGATGCACGGGACGCCGGCCGACGAGGGCCGGTTCGGGTCGCAGCTACAGGACCGCTCCGTCGGGAGCGTCGTCCACGCCCTCGACACAGGCGAGGAATCGCCACTTTCGGGCCGAATCGGACTCAACACCGCCGAGATACTGTTCGGCGGCTACGAGTCGGTGCGCCGACGCGCGCGCGTCGACCTCCCGCTGGACGTCGACGACAACCCGTTCGAGGCGATGGTCGCAGACGGCGACCTCACGCCGGAACCAGCCGACGACTGA
- a CDS encoding NAD-dependent epimerase/dehydratase family protein, giving the protein MHVLVVGGTGLISTGITRSLVAAGHDVTCLTRGETDAAVPSSVEFVHADRNDHDQFADQVGSLDVDCVVDMVCFTPEQARHAVETFAGDVEQYVFCSTIDVYHRPPERNPVTESAARSPPVSEYGRDKAAAEDEFFDAHGDAFATTVLRPWDTYGDGETMRHTLGTGSYYVDRIRKGKPIVVHGDGTSLWASCHRDDVARAFVGAVGNRDAYGEAYHVTGEEAITWNQYHHRVARALDAPDPDLVHIPTEHLFAAVPDRTEMLDKHFQYSAMFDNAKARRDLGFTYSIPLEEGVRRTVAWLDDHDAVDPWDSEDDDAIVDAWRETTDEFQAAVERRRR; this is encoded by the coding sequence ATGCACGTCCTCGTGGTCGGCGGCACCGGCCTCATCAGCACCGGCATCACGCGCTCGCTCGTCGCTGCGGGTCACGACGTCACCTGTCTCACCCGGGGCGAGACGGACGCCGCTGTCCCGAGTTCCGTCGAGTTCGTCCACGCCGACCGCAACGACCACGACCAGTTCGCCGACCAGGTCGGGAGTCTCGACGTCGACTGCGTCGTCGACATGGTCTGTTTCACCCCCGAGCAGGCCCGCCACGCGGTCGAGACGTTCGCGGGCGACGTCGAGCAGTACGTCTTCTGTTCCACCATCGACGTCTACCACCGGCCCCCCGAGCGCAACCCCGTCACCGAGTCGGCCGCCCGTTCGCCGCCGGTCAGCGAGTACGGACGGGACAAGGCCGCCGCCGAGGACGAGTTCTTCGACGCCCACGGCGACGCGTTCGCGACGACCGTCCTCAGACCGTGGGACACCTACGGCGACGGCGAGACGATGCGCCACACGCTCGGCACCGGGTCTTACTACGTCGACCGGATCCGGAAGGGGAAACCCATCGTCGTCCACGGCGACGGCACGTCGCTGTGGGCCTCGTGTCACCGCGACGACGTGGCCCGCGCGTTCGTCGGCGCGGTCGGCAACCGCGACGCCTACGGCGAGGCCTACCACGTCACCGGGGAGGAGGCCATCACGTGGAACCAGTACCACCACCGTGTCGCTCGGGCGCTCGACGCACCGGACCCGGACCTCGTCCACATCCCGACCGAGCATCTGTTCGCGGCGGTGCCCGACCGGACGGAGATGCTGGACAAACACTTCCAGTACTCGGCCATGTTCGACAACGCGAAGGCGCGACGCGACCTCGGGTTCACCTACTCGATTCCGCTCGAAGAGGGCGTCCGCCGGACCGTCGCGTGGCTGGACGACCACGACGCCGTCGACCCGTGGGACAGCGAAGACGACGACGCCATCGTCGACGCGTGGCGCGAGACGACCGACGAGTTCCAGGCTGCCGTCGAACGACGACGCAGGTAA
- a CDS encoding aldo/keto reductase: MDYVRLGSTGLQVSPLCLGTWRFGKAHDGVVETDREEAHTLLDAFDERGGNFIDTANGYGEGDSERWIGEWLDDRDREDYVVASKLYWSQESRFQENLSRKNVRAEIEGTLDRLDTDYIDVYYIHRWDEGTPIETTLRALNDLVAEGKVHYLGASTMAAWQLTKALWTADVDGLDRFEVTQPLFHAAYRDDVADYLDVCADQDLAVCPYSPLAGGFLTGKYERAGDGSRDVVSPEGSRGDLDELFTDYYVSDRGWEVLNALREVADETGSTPAQVALRWLVDQPEFSCVPIVGARTVDQLDENLGALDVDLSGGQFDRIEEARYDEGGDRY; the protein is encoded by the coding sequence ATGGACTACGTTCGACTCGGCTCGACGGGACTGCAGGTGTCGCCCCTCTGCCTCGGCACGTGGCGCTTCGGGAAAGCACACGACGGCGTCGTGGAGACCGACCGCGAGGAGGCCCACACCCTCCTCGACGCGTTCGACGAGCGCGGCGGGAACTTCATCGACACCGCGAACGGCTACGGCGAGGGCGACTCCGAGCGCTGGATCGGCGAGTGGCTCGACGACCGCGACCGCGAGGACTACGTCGTCGCCTCGAAACTGTACTGGTCACAGGAGTCGCGCTTCCAGGAGAACCTCTCGCGGAAGAACGTCCGCGCGGAGATCGAGGGGACGCTCGACCGCCTCGACACCGACTACATCGACGTCTACTACATCCACCGCTGGGACGAGGGAACGCCCATCGAGACGACCTTGCGGGCGCTCAACGACCTCGTCGCGGAGGGGAAGGTCCACTACCTCGGCGCGTCGACGATGGCGGCGTGGCAACTGACGAAGGCGCTGTGGACGGCCGACGTCGACGGCCTCGACCGGTTCGAGGTGACCCAGCCGCTGTTCCACGCGGCGTACCGCGACGACGTGGCGGACTACCTCGACGTCTGTGCCGACCAGGACCTCGCGGTCTGCCCGTACTCCCCGCTCGCTGGTGGGTTCCTGACCGGGAAGTACGAACGCGCGGGCGACGGCAGCCGCGACGTCGTCTCCCCCGAGGGGTCGCGAGGCGACCTGGACGAACTGTTCACGGACTACTACGTCTCGGACCGCGGCTGGGAGGTCCTCAACGCGCTCCGCGAGGTGGCCGACGAGACGGGCTCGACTCCGGCACAGGTCGCCCTGCGCTGGCTCGTCGACCAGCCGGAGTTCTCCTGTGTCCCCATCGTCGGTGCGCGGACCGTCGACCAGCTAGACGAGAACCTCGGTGCGCTCGACGTTGACCTGAGCGGGGGGCAGTTCGACCGCATCGAGGAGGCGCGCTACGACGAGGGCGGCGACCGGTACTGA
- a CDS encoding sugar phosphate isomerase/epimerase family protein — protein MTQIGFQLYSLHDVDDPLPTVLERVGETRFDGVEFAGIPEATERDAVESTLDETGLDVAGAHVGLEEVEGDHAALAEVCGSLDCSDVVVPWLDPEEFEDRDSVGAVATRLNDASATLADHGLSLHYHNHSQEFTDLDGRPAIDTLLELTDGVGFELDLGWAGAAGYDPLTVLDRHAERIDIAHLKDYDAETGEPAEVGRGDLDVEAVVDAVRSHDVDWLVYEVEQRPDTYDALDYADDIVASYW, from the coding sequence ATGACGCAGATTGGGTTCCAGCTGTACAGTCTCCACGACGTCGACGACCCGCTTCCGACCGTCCTCGAACGGGTCGGTGAGACGCGGTTCGACGGCGTCGAGTTCGCGGGTATCCCCGAGGCGACGGAACGCGACGCCGTCGAGTCGACGCTCGACGAGACCGGTCTGGACGTCGCTGGAGCGCACGTCGGCCTCGAAGAGGTCGAAGGCGACCACGCGGCACTCGCGGAGGTCTGTGGGTCGCTCGACTGTTCGGACGTCGTCGTCCCCTGGCTCGACCCGGAGGAGTTCGAGGACCGCGACTCGGTGGGGGCGGTCGCCACGCGGTTGAACGATGCGTCGGCCACCCTCGCGGACCACGGACTCTCCCTCCACTACCACAACCACTCCCAGGAGTTCACCGACCTCGACGGCCGCCCGGCCATCGACACGCTCCTCGAACTGACCGATGGCGTCGGGTTCGAACTCGACCTCGGCTGGGCGGGTGCAGCGGGGTACGACCCGCTGACGGTCCTCGACCGCCACGCCGAACGTATCGACATCGCGCACCTGAAGGACTACGACGCGGAGACCGGCGAACCCGCCGAGGTCGGCCGAGGGGACCTGGACGTCGAAGCGGTCGTCGACGCGGTCCGGTCTCACGACGTCGACTGGCTGGTCTACGAGGTCGAACAGCGACCCGACACCTACGACGCGCTCGACTACGCGGACGATATCGTCGCGTCCTACTGGTAG
- a CDS encoding aldo/keto reductase — protein MERRELGTTGYDVTEVGLGTWNIGGDWGDVSDEAGREAVRTALDAGIDFLDTADVYGDGRSERHIGTVLDEDDYDRSDVTVATKAGRRLDPHTAEDYDHDHLERFVDRSLENLGTDTLDLLQLHCPPTEAYYQPSTFEALESLASSGKIASYGVSVEKVEEALKAIEYPGVETVQIIFNPFRQRPADLLFREAKRRDVGVIVRVPLASGLLTGQLDADSEFAEDDHRNFNREGEAFDRGETFAGLPFDRGLDAVEALRPHVPDDVTLAQFALRWILDHEAVTTVIPGSTSPEHIRDNVAVADVPPLSNQTHGAVRDVYEEYVYDDVHHAW, from the coding sequence ATGGAACGACGCGAACTCGGTACGACGGGCTACGACGTCACTGAGGTCGGTCTCGGGACGTGGAACATCGGCGGAGACTGGGGGGACGTGTCGGACGAAGCGGGGCGTGAGGCGGTCCGAACCGCGCTCGACGCCGGTATCGACTTCCTCGACACGGCGGACGTCTACGGCGACGGACGTAGCGAGCGCCACATCGGCACGGTCCTGGACGAGGACGACTACGACCGCTCCGACGTCACCGTGGCGACGAAGGCCGGTCGACGACTCGACCCCCACACGGCCGAGGACTACGACCACGACCACCTCGAACGGTTCGTCGACCGGAGTCTGGAGAACCTGGGGACCGACACGCTCGACCTGCTACAGCTCCACTGCCCGCCGACCGAGGCGTACTACCAGCCGTCGACGTTCGAAGCGCTCGAATCGCTGGCGTCGTCCGGGAAGATAGCCAGCTACGGAGTCAGCGTCGAGAAGGTCGAGGAGGCGCTGAAGGCCATCGAGTACCCCGGCGTCGAGACGGTCCAGATCATCTTCAACCCGTTCCGGCAGCGTCCGGCCGACCTGCTCTTCCGGGAGGCGAAGCGTCGCGACGTCGGCGTCATCGTTCGCGTCCCCCTCGCCTCCGGGCTGCTGACCGGCCAGCTAGACGCTGACAGCGAGTTCGCCGAGGACGACCACCGCAACTTCAACCGGGAGGGCGAGGCGTTCGACCGCGGCGAGACGTTCGCCGGACTCCCGTTCGACCGAGGGCTGGACGCCGTCGAGGCGCTTCGACCGCACGTCCCCGACGACGTCACGCTGGCACAGTTCGCGCTGCGCTGGATACTCGACCACGAAGCGGTCACGACCGTCATCCCCGGGTCGACGTCGCCCGAGCACATTCGCGACAACGTCGCCGTCGCCGACGTCCCTCCGCTCTCGAACCAGACCCACGGCGCAGTCCGGGACGTCTACGAGGAGTACGTCTACGACGACGTCCACCACGCCTGGTAA
- a CDS encoding IclR family transcriptional regulator: protein MGKQAKHAVKSVENAFEILDALKQLNGAGVSELSEHLGLPKSTIHNYLSTLVQEEYVVKEGSTYHIGIRFLEYGAFARIQMDIYEIARPEVDDLAERTGELANLMVEQHGRGSYLHRARGERAVQVEAHVGTRVSLHGTALGKAMLAHFPDERVDEIVEMHGLTGFTPTTITDRDELEAELAEIRETGVAFDDEERLPGLRCVAAPILSNNGRVLGAISVSGPSNRIRDDRFTEELPNRVLEAVNVIELNVTYS, encoded by the coding sequence ATGGGGAAGCAGGCGAAACACGCCGTGAAGTCGGTCGAGAACGCCTTCGAGATACTCGACGCACTGAAACAGCTCAACGGAGCAGGCGTCTCTGAGCTCTCGGAACACCTCGGACTGCCGAAGAGCACCATCCACAACTACCTGAGCACGCTGGTCCAGGAGGAGTACGTCGTCAAGGAGGGCTCGACGTACCACATCGGCATCCGGTTCCTCGAGTACGGCGCGTTCGCCCGCATCCAGATGGACATCTACGAGATCGCACGACCGGAGGTCGACGACCTGGCCGAACGCACGGGCGAACTGGCGAACCTCATGGTCGAGCAACACGGCCGCGGGTCGTACCTCCACCGGGCGCGCGGCGAGCGAGCGGTCCAGGTCGAAGCCCACGTCGGCACCCGCGTCTCGCTGCACGGGACGGCCCTCGGCAAGGCGATGCTGGCTCACTTCCCCGACGAACGCGTCGACGAGATCGTCGAGATGCACGGGCTGACGGGGTTCACGCCCACGACCATCACCGACCGGGACGAACTGGAGGCCGAACTGGCGGAGATACGCGAGACCGGCGTCGCGTTCGACGACGAGGAGCGACTGCCCGGACTGCGCTGCGTCGCCGCCCCAATCCTCAGCAACAACGGGCGCGTCCTCGGCGCGATCAGCGTCTCCGGCCCCTCGAACCGCATCCGCGACGACCGCTTCACCGAGGAACTGCCGAATCGGGTTCTCGAAGCGGTCAACGTCATCGAACTGAACGTCACCTACTCGTAG
- a CDS encoding alpha-glucuronidase family glycosyl hydrolase, whose protein sequence is MALEPYDDCWLRYGEVDGASLPESYRTYCANVYASVGAPELGAVREELRRGIDGLLGREPHLWQHPPRSAEGFLAVGTPDEMEVVHDSVAVDAVDSLADGGFHLRTTEWEGCDVLVLTAPTDRGLVYGTFHLLRHLSLGRSVDDLDLFEEPANAERLVNHWDNPFRRSMERGYAGQSLFDFEALPNLDDRYVDYARLLASVGINGVVLNNVNTEIPDRESANPAMSELAGWRLLESRYLEDLTGLAALFRRYGIRTYLSVNFGAPEKVGDLETSDPTDERVERWWAEKADEVYDLIPDFGGFVVKADSEGQPGPYNYDADHVDGANVLARALEPHGGRVWWRAFVYGSHSDRAVQQYETFEPLDGEFHDNVTVQVKNGPIDFQPREPISPVFGQMPDTDLGLELQITGEYTGQHVHACYHVPMWKEVLEFDTDPEGHGKRVKELFSDPGTGLAGVGGPGADPNWTGHYLAQANLYGYGRLAWNPDLDTATITDEWVRQTFGHDPEVVETVTDVMHDSWPAVVDYTTGGLGLMHMMYNGEARLENHYDPNPEEWPGYHGASEDGIGVDRNARANGFAQQYPDALADRYDDPETCPEELLLFFHHLPWDHELDDGRTVVQTLYDNCFAGVELAETLRERWRSLDGRVDERRFRHVAERFDEQVVQAERWAETLTAFFYDHSGVPDELGRVPRDE, encoded by the coding sequence ATGGCACTCGAACCGTACGACGACTGCTGGCTCCGGTACGGCGAGGTCGACGGGGCGTCGCTCCCGGAGTCGTATCGAACCTACTGCGCGAACGTCTACGCGTCCGTCGGAGCGCCCGAACTCGGCGCTGTCCGCGAGGAACTGCGGCGAGGAATCGACGGCCTGCTCGGGCGAGAACCCCACCTCTGGCAACATCCGCCCCGGTCGGCCGAGGGCTTCCTCGCGGTCGGGACGCCCGACGAGATGGAGGTCGTCCACGACTCGGTGGCGGTCGACGCCGTCGACTCGCTCGCCGACGGCGGGTTCCACCTGCGCACGACGGAGTGGGAGGGCTGCGACGTCCTCGTCCTCACCGCCCCCACCGACCGGGGACTCGTGTACGGGACGTTCCACCTCCTCCGGCACCTCTCGCTCGGCCGCTCCGTCGACGACCTGGACCTGTTCGAGGAGCCAGCGAACGCCGAGCGTCTCGTCAACCACTGGGACAACCCGTTCCGTCGGTCGATGGAGCGAGGGTACGCCGGCCAGTCGCTCTTCGACTTCGAGGCGTTGCCGAACCTCGACGACCGGTACGTCGACTACGCCCGCCTCCTCGCCTCGGTCGGAATCAACGGCGTCGTCCTCAACAACGTCAACACGGAGATTCCCGACCGCGAGAGCGCGAACCCCGCGATGAGCGAACTGGCGGGGTGGCGGTTGCTCGAATCGCGGTACCTGGAGGACCTGACCGGCCTCGCCGCCCTGTTCCGCAGGTACGGCATCCGCACCTACCTCTCGGTGAACTTCGGCGCGCCCGAGAAGGTGGGCGACCTCGAGACGTCAGACCCGACCGACGAGCGAGTCGAACGGTGGTGGGCGGAGAAGGCCGACGAGGTGTACGACCTGATACCCGACTTCGGCGGTTTCGTCGTCAAGGCCGACTCCGAGGGACAGCCGGGACCGTACAACTACGACGCCGACCACGTGGACGGGGCGAACGTCCTCGCGCGAGCGCTCGAACCGCACGGTGGCCGGGTCTGGTGGCGCGCGTTCGTCTACGGCTCGCACAGCGACCGGGCGGTCCAGCAGTACGAGACGTTCGAACCGCTCGACGGCGAGTTCCACGACAACGTAACGGTTCAGGTGAAGAACGGTCCCATCGACTTCCAGCCCCGCGAGCCGATATCGCCGGTGTTCGGGCAGATGCCAGACACCGACCTCGGCCTGGAGCTCCAGATAACCGGCGAGTACACCGGCCAACACGTCCACGCCTGCTACCACGTCCCGATGTGGAAGGAGGTGCTGGAGTTCGACACCGACCCGGAGGGCCACGGAAAGCGAGTGAAGGAGCTGTTCTCGGACCCCGGAACGGGACTGGCGGGCGTGGGCGGCCCCGGCGCGGACCCGAACTGGACCGGCCACTACCTCGCGCAGGCGAACCTCTACGGCTACGGCCGTCTCGCCTGGAACCCCGACCTCGACACCGCCACCATCACCGACGAGTGGGTCCGCCAGACGTTCGGCCACGACCCGGAGGTCGTCGAGACCGTCACCGACGTCATGCACGACAGCTGGCCCGCCGTCGTCGACTACACGACCGGCGGCCTCGGCCTCATGCACATGATGTACAACGGCGAGGCCCGCCTGGAGAACCACTACGACCCGAACCCCGAGGAGTGGCCGGGCTACCACGGCGCGTCCGAGGACGGCATCGGTGTGGACCGCAACGCTCGTGCGAACGGCTTCGCCCAGCAGTACCCCGACGCACTCGCCGACCGGTACGACGACCCCGAGACGTGCCCCGAGGAGTTGCTGCTGTTCTTCCACCACCTGCCCTGGGACCACGAACTCGACGACGGGCGGACGGTCGTCCAGACGCTGTACGACAACTGCTTCGCCGGCGTCGAACTGGCCGAGACGTTGCGGGAGCGCTGGCGTTCGCTCGACGGACGGGTCGACGAGAGGCGGTTCCGCCACGTCGCCGAGCGGTTCGACGAGCAGGTCGTCCAGGCCGAGCGGTGGGCCGAGACGCTGACCGCGTTCTTCTACGACCACTCGGGGGTTCCCGACGAGCTCGGGCGCGTCCCACGCGACGAGTGA
- a CDS encoding mannonate dehydratase, giving the protein MDPTWMLPPRPDRRWTLARQLGLSTAVVRFWGKTEWWTYDSLLRTANRFADHGLSLDVVEDRPPMTKTVLGEDGRDEEIATVKRLLRNMGEVGIGVYSWVWTENPVGVLRTSDAVPLRGESRTTAYDHEQSERAPDHPVDITEAELWENLEYFLDEVVPVAEEAGVDLALHPDDPPVSPVRGVPRLVTSVENVQRILDLHDSPNHGLTFCQGNFSAMGTDVPETIRRFGDRIHFVHFRDVEGTPEQFVETWHEEGQTDMLAAMRAYREVGFDGPIRPDHVPRMLDDEDREGAMSGYTDTGRLFAIGYMKGLLEQTAP; this is encoded by the coding sequence ATGGACCCAACGTGGATGCTCCCGCCGCGTCCCGACCGTCGATGGACGCTCGCCCGGCAACTCGGTCTCTCGACGGCCGTCGTTCGATTCTGGGGGAAGACGGAGTGGTGGACGTACGACTCGCTGTTGCGGACCGCCAACCGGTTCGCCGACCACGGCCTCTCGCTCGACGTGGTCGAGGACCGACCGCCGATGACGAAGACCGTCCTCGGCGAGGACGGCCGCGACGAGGAGATTGCGACGGTCAAACGCCTCCTCCGGAACATGGGCGAGGTCGGCATCGGCGTCTACTCGTGGGTGTGGACGGAGAACCCGGTGGGCGTCCTCCGGACATCCGACGCGGTCCCACTACGTGGGGAGTCCCGGACCACGGCCTACGACCACGAGCAGTCGGAACGCGCCCCAGACCACCCGGTGGACATCACGGAGGCCGAACTGTGGGAGAACCTGGAGTACTTCCTCGACGAGGTGGTCCCGGTCGCGGAGGAGGCGGGGGTCGACCTCGCGCTCCACCCCGACGACCCGCCGGTGTCGCCCGTCCGTGGCGTGCCCCGGCTCGTCACCTCGGTCGAGAACGTCCAGCGCATCCTCGACCTTCACGACAGCCCGAACCACGGTCTCACGTTCTGTCAGGGGAACTTCTCGGCGATGGGTACCGACGTCCCGGAGACCATCCGCCGGTTCGGCGACCGCATCCACTTCGTCCACTTCCGGGACGTCGAGGGGACGCCCGAGCAGTTCGTCGAGACGTGGCACGAGGAGGGTCAGACCGACATGCTCGCGGCGATGCGGGCGTACCGGGAGGTGGGGTTCGACGGGCCGATACGCCCCGACCACGTCCCGCGGATGCTCGACGACGAGGACCGCGAGGGCGCGATGTCGGGGTACACCGACACGGGACGGCTGTTCGCCATCGGCTACATGAAAGGGCTGCTGGAGCAGACAGCTCCGTAG
- a CDS encoding MATE family efflux transporter, producing MGLAKNPIRLLLLGIGAALARLHLVAPERVHETTDLAWPRIVTGLARMSKSVVDVAMVGIAVGPTAIAGMGFAGPYWGMTFAIGGGMAAGTIALVSQRYGAEAYDGLGQVVRSSALLVTVVGVPVAALFWVAPVELIGLLSDDPAAVAYGADYLRILSLGVPFAILNQIGSRVFVGVDDAWTPMVVRSGGAVTNAALNAVLVFGFDMGVAGAALGTVVASVLVTAAFAIGLTAGRLPGIGALPMTVDPASRYVDRGTLADLVSIGLPVVGRNSVWTVARFPILAFVGLLGPNVVAAYVISRRIWGLMNTPGWGFGLAASSLVGQALGGDHEDGAATYGREITYFTTATYLLAAAVVALFAEPIVRGFVDDPASGTVPVAVGLVYAACVAVVPQGVGQSVAGALDSTGDTRWPFYGRVVGMFGFAIPLTYLAATVPSLGLWGLYLAFLGESLPTALVTVHRFRSGRWRAISRTYRPGAADD from the coding sequence GTGGGACTCGCGAAGAACCCGATACGGCTACTGCTCCTCGGCATCGGCGCGGCCCTCGCGCGTCTGCACCTCGTCGCGCCGGAACGGGTGCACGAGACGACGGACCTCGCGTGGCCCCGCATCGTCACCGGTCTCGCCCGGATGTCGAAGAGCGTCGTCGACGTCGCGATGGTCGGTATCGCCGTCGGGCCGACGGCCATCGCCGGGATGGGGTTCGCCGGCCCGTACTGGGGGATGACGTTCGCCATCGGCGGCGGGATGGCGGCCGGGACCATCGCGCTCGTCTCCCAGCGCTACGGTGCGGAGGCGTACGACGGACTCGGACAGGTCGTCCGGTCGAGCGCGTTGCTCGTGACCGTCGTCGGCGTCCCCGTCGCGGCGCTGTTCTGGGTCGCCCCGGTCGAACTCATTGGTCTGTTGAGCGACGACCCCGCCGCCGTCGCGTACGGCGCGGACTACCTCCGCATCCTCTCGCTGGGCGTCCCCTTTGCTATCCTGAACCAGATCGGGAGTCGGGTGTTCGTCGGCGTCGACGACGCGTGGACGCCGATGGTCGTCCGCTCGGGCGGTGCCGTGACGAACGCCGCCCTCAACGCGGTCCTCGTCTTCGGGTTCGACATGGGCGTCGCCGGCGCAGCGCTCGGGACCGTCGTCGCCAGCGTCCTCGTGACGGCGGCGTTTGCAATCGGGCTCACCGCCGGGCGACTCCCCGGAATCGGTGCGCTCCCGATGACCGTCGACCCCGCGAGCCGGTACGTCGACCGGGGAACGCTCGCCGACCTCGTCTCCATCGGCCTGCCGGTCGTCGGCCGGAACTCCGTCTGGACGGTCGCCCGGTTCCCCATCCTCGCCTTCGTCGGACTGCTCGGTCCGAACGTCGTCGCCGCGTACGTCATCAGCCGACGTATCTGGGGGCTGATGAACACGCCCGGCTGGGGGTTCGGTCTCGCCGCGAGTAGCCTCGTCGGGCAGGCGCTCGGCGGCGACCACGAGGACGGCGCGGCGACGTACGGCCGCGAGATAACGTACTTCACGACCGCGACCTACCTGCTCGCGGCGGCCGTCGTGGCACTGTTCGCCGAACCCATCGTCCGCGGGTTCGTCGACGACCCGGCGTCCGGGACGGTCCCGGTGGCGGTCGGACTGGTGTACGCCGCCTGCGTCGCCGTCGTTCCACAGGGCGTCGGCCAGAGCGTCGCGGGCGCACTCGACTCGACGGGCGACACGCGGTGGCCGTTCTACGGGCGAGTAGTCGGGATGTTCGGTTTCGCCATCCCGCTCACGTACCTCGCCGCGACGGTCCCGTCGCTCGGGCTGTGGGGACTGTACCTGGCCTTCCTCGGCGAGAGCCTTCCGACCGCGCTCGTCACCGTTCACCGCTTCCGTTCGGGGCGGTGGCGAGCCATCAGCCGGACGTACCGACCGGGCGCTGCCGACGACTGA